From a region of the Odontesthes bonariensis isolate fOdoBon6 chromosome 4, fOdoBon6.hap1, whole genome shotgun sequence genome:
- the LOC142378624 gene encoding uncharacterized protein LOC142378624: protein MAAPQKFVLRVCVATDVAMKLILTERPQSVEELKHLMQEKFKPRLDCDFTLQYEDPDFDGQLSVLTDIQELPEKGTLKVVRSESDGSSTGSSDTDILPHVPLRQRQKNWPDCFPVPTFSYEVEHVCQQGNAAFESSGKTLKLTRAQKQNILENMAETMYSFKPYPHDKEVGMAAEALVAAHPCLREHGSKNGWYGWKVALKFKMGNFRTKLARSGCAEVSINAGKRSRTNPENDHPHSNIKRARRAEVNFLPNFPRGENEATLEEMRAQIKQETEKTERDQVLIEKLMQTTFALRRQYIVQGSPRVRELLDNWPALQMQSQVFAEFHRITNVNLRNQFYCELDRYTPKIVALYRQKSSRTGKGAEALREMLRIYDLEEEHDINMRRSLALRALPAYLREDDTEFFKTCNGEDEMETTDTPLALVSVVPDSTGPISFSPENISIVIEDEVVMSQLPRLADAFVVLLGLIYALHLDYPKKLTHTFTFIQKVLMCLDDNKPLKPCIFSLKNDLLKE, encoded by the exons ATGGCTGCTCCGCAGAAATTTGTGCTCCGTGTATGTGTTGCAACAGATGTTGCCATGAAGCTCATTCTAACCGAGCGACCACAGTCAGTAGAAGAGCTCAAACATTTAATGCAAGAGAAGTTTAAGCCAAGGCTGGACTGTGACTTTACCCTTCAATATGAAGATCCTGACTTCGATGGACAGCTCAGTGTTCTTACAGATATTCAGGAACTCCCTGAAAAAGGAACACTGAAAGTGGTGagatctgaaagtgatggaTCCTCCACTGGAAGCTCCGACACAGACATACTCCCACATGTACCTTTAAGACAGCGTCAGAAAAATTGGCCAGATTGTTTCCCTGTGCCAACTTTTTCTTATGAAGTTGAGCATGTTTGTCAACAAGGAAATGCTGCCTTTGAAAGTTCTGGGAAGACACTGAAATTAACAAGAGCCCAAAAACAAAATATCCTGGAAAATATGGCTGAAACAATGTACAGCTTCAAGCCATATCCACATGACAAGGAAGTGGGTATGGCTGCTGAAGCTCTAGTAGCAGCTCATCCATGCCTCCGAGAACATGGGAGTAAGAATGGATGGTATGGATGGAAGGTGGCCTTGAAGTTCAAGATGGGGAATTTTCGCACTAAGTTGGCCAGATCTGGTTGTGCAGAAGTCTCCATCAATGCAGGCAAGAGGAGCCGAACCAACCCTGAAAATGATCATCCTCATTCCAACATCAAAAGAGCCAGAAGAGCCGAGGTGAATTTTCTGCCTAACTTCCCCAGAGGAGAGAATGAGGCAACCTTGGAGGAAATGAGAGCACAAATCAAACAGGAGACTGAAAAGACTGAGAGAGACCAGGTACTGATAGAAAAGCTTATGCAGACAACCTTTGCTCTACGCCGCCAATACATTGTTCAAGGAAGTCCACGGGTTCGGGAATTGCTGGATAACTGGCCGGCCCTGCAAATGCAGTCACAG GTGTTTGCAGAGTTCCATCGCATTACAAACGTGAATCTACGCAACCAGTTTTACTGTGAACTTGACCGATACACACCAAAAATAGTTGCACTGTATCGACAGAAGTCCTCAAGGACTGGAAAGGGAGCAGAAGCACTACGAGAGATGCTAAGAATTTATGACTTGGAG GAAGAACATGACATCAACATGCGACGCAGTCTGGCTCTTCGTGCACTTCCAGCGTATCTCCGGGAGGATGACACTGAATTCTTCAAAACCTGTAAC GGTGAAGATGAGATGGAGACCACTGACACACCGCTAGCGCTCGTCTCTGTGGTCCCTGACTCCACTGGTCCCATCAGCTTCAGCCCTGAGAACATATCCATTGTGATAGAGGATGAAGTTGTTATGAGCCAGCTTCCCAGGTTGGCTGATGCATTTGTGGTGCTGCTTGGTTTAATCTATGCATTACACTTAGATTATCCAAAGAAACTCACTCACACATTCACATTCATCCAGAAAGTGCTGATGTGTCTGGATGATAACAAACCATTGAAACCATGCATATTCTCCCTGAAAAATGATTTGTTAAAGGAATGA